The DNA window GTATGATGCCTGTATGGCAATTGCCAGTTAGAGAAAGGATTTTAGAGGGTAAGCCAGACTGGGTACATCCTCTTGCTAAATTTCATTGTTTTGTAGGGGGAAGATCACTTTGCGGTAATTATGAACAGATTACAGATTTTTTTGAAACAGACATTGAGAGTGGCGAAATAGTTCATTCTCCATCCTGTGCATGTAAGAGGTGTTATGAAAAATGGAAAAAGAAATATTATATGTGGTAATTGACATATGAGGATTTTGCAGAAGAAAGGAAAGAGTATGGGAATGTTCTTTGGGACAAATAATGCCAGAAAAATGCATGGATTAACTTTACATCGAAAAAAGGATAAGAGAAAGCGGTTTTATACCAGGAACAAGGCAGAAGAGTCTTTTGAAGCGCTTTGGTATTATTGGGAAAATGAGGATTTAGAGGAGGTGTGAAGTGTCGGATTTTAATAATCAAAAAATTGTCATAGCCAGGAAGGAACATAAATGTGAATTCTGTAAAAAATTAATACAACCAGGACAGAAATATAGTTATGAAACCGGGGTATATGATGGGGATTTTTATACACGTAAATTATGCCCTGAGTGTTTCGGTATGCTAAACAAATTTTGCAAAGCAAATGGTTATGGAGAGTTTAGCTGGGATTGGATTACAGAATGGTTACAGGATCTTTACTGTTATTCATGCCCTAACAAAGAAGAGTGTGGATGCAGTCCGGAACAATGTGATGTTGTACGAGGTAACTTTTCTGGGACATTTACTCAAGTAAATTGACATTTAACCAAGAAGGAGTGAGGCTAACGAGTAAAACAGATTACATAAAAGTAGCAGAGCAGCGGCGCCGTCGGGCATCCGTCCAGGACGATATATTAAAAGGGCCACGGCCGGAGACCTGGTCGGCGCAGATGCCAGCATATTGCTACACGGTGCTGTGTCCGGTGGTGGAGCTGCAGGAGAGCAGGACAAGCAGATTATATCGGGAGGAGAAAGATGGATAAAGTAAACTTATTCGATGTAAGAAAAGAATGTCGTGTATGCGGACGGAAGTATTCGGCGCTGGATACGCGGGTCACTTGTGACTGCGGTCGGTACCTGTATCTCATGGGGGCGTATTGGCAGCGGCCGGTGATGGGAGGTGATACCGTTGGAAAAGGAGATTCTTAATCAATACATAGACGCCTGTGAGTTAATCAAGGAGACAGAAAAGGAAATTCAGAGATTGAGGCAGCGACGCAAGGTGATTCTTCAGGATTCCGTCAAAGGCTCCATGCACGAGTTTCCCTATGCGGCCCAAAGCTTCCACATCGAGGGCTTGGCGTATACAACCGTGCAGACACCGAGCCTTTTGGACGACACCGAAGAATTATTGGAGGAACGAATAGCCGCCGCTGCGGAGATTAAGGTGCAGGTCGAGGCGTGGTTGAATACGGTTCCACAGCGGTTGCAGCGGATAATCCGGATGAAGATTTTTGAAGAAATGACTTGGGCACAAGTTGCAGTTCGGATGGGGAGGAAGGCAACACCAGATGGAATACGGAAGGAATTTGAAAATTTCTTGAAAGTATCGTAAAATTTTCCGATTTTTCCGGTTTTTCCGTTTTCGGAATGCTATAGTGTATTATGAAGCCAAAGGCATTAAAGCCAGCGGCTCCCCCTCCATCAACATAATCGGCCGCCAGTGTGTAACAGCCTGGTGGCCGATTAGAAGCCGACGTTCTTACTGCTTTCTTCATGGCTTCACAAATCGGATAGAAAGCAGCGTTTAGGTGACACGAAAGGGTCCTTGGTTGGTGTCATACCAGTTGGCTGCTGTGCGGCCCGAAAGATACCCGTCAGCCAGACACGCAGAGCTGGTGCATACCGGGGAAGACCCGGTAGTGGAACGTAGCTCAGATGGTAGAGCGGCAACCGGGTAAGGCCGCTGGTCACAGGTTCGAGTCCTGGCGTTCCGATTGGTATCTGGTTTATCCTCCTCCCCGACAACCAGATATGCGATGAGACATCCTAGCGATAGGGAGTCTTTCTCTTTTCTGAATTTCGATGTATAATAGAGTAGGGGGTGGAAATATGGGAAAGAAGAGAGAAAATAGAGAGCAACAGTATAATTTTAATAGCGATGAAGAATTTTGGTTATATAAAAATGTTTGTGGATTAATAAAAGAAAAAGAAAAGAGAAAATTAAATGATGAACAGCAAAAAGTTAATACATATTTCAAGTGGAAAAATTATATCACAGGCAGATACAGTGTTTATGATAGAGAACATCTAGAATCATTTTATAGGTATCTAAAGTTCCGTAAGCGCTCAACACAGGGGATTAATAACTGGTGGAAAGGTTTTTCTATTCCATTTTTTATCGCAATCGTAGCGGCGTTTTCATTAAATATTGTAAATGATACTGAAAAATTGTTTAGCATAATTGATACTGACCCTATACTCAAAATTATAAGTACAGAAGTGGAAATAAAAACAAAATGTATAGTTTTATTAGGTATTTTGATTGTGGGATTGGTGCTCATGATTCCGATTATTATT is part of the [Clostridium] symbiosum genome and encodes:
- a CDS encoding RNA polymerase subunit sigma-70, translated to MEKEILNQYIDACELIKETEKEIQRLRQRRKVILQDSVKGSMHEFPYAAQSFHIEGLAYTTVQTPSLLDDTEELLEERIAAAAEIKVQVEAWLNTVPQRLQRIIRMKIFEEMTWAQVAVRMGRKATPDGIRKEFENFLKVS